A window of the Brassica napus cultivar Da-Ae chromosome C5, Da-Ae, whole genome shotgun sequence genome harbors these coding sequences:
- the LOC106400279 gene encoding LOW QUALITY PROTEIN: nuclear transcription factor Y subunit A-2 (The sequence of the model RefSeq protein was modified relative to this genomic sequence to represent the inferred CDS: deleted 2 bases in 2 codons), whose protein sequence is MTMQIMRESLLSAPQIPWWNVFGSQPLAPASLAGDSDSFPAGYAGETEHGGDKQSNSASHLAFSLGDVKNSRDVTKPHGSVFSMKPPLLELGFSQPQMYTKYPCVEEEYYGVVVSAYGSQSRVMLPLNMETEDGTIYVNSKQYHGIIRRRQSRAKAASVLHHNKLSSRGRKPYMHHSRHLHALRRPRGSGGRFLNTKSQKADDTKQTQSQPQKSNSQNSEVIHLEGQIMNLSHGLNVSVSEVTSMNYFLSSSVHLLGGMVLPSKWFAAAAMDNGCLDFNT, encoded by the exons ATGACTATGCAAATTATGAGAGAAAGTCTTCTCTCTGCTCCACAGATTCCTTGGTGGAATGTTTTTGGATCTCAGCCCTTGGCTCCAGCGAGTCTTGCCGGAGATTCTGACTCCTTCCCGGCTGGGTATGCCGGAGAGACAGAACATGGTGGGGATAAACAGAGCAACTCTGCATCTCACTTAGCTTTCTCACTTG GTGATGTAAAGAATTCAAGAGATGTGACAAAGCCTCATGGATCTGTTTTCTCAATGAAACCACCTTTG TTGGAACTTGGATTTTCTCAGCCACAG ATGTACACAAAGTATCCTTGTGTGGAAGAAGAATACTATGGAGTTGTTGTTTCAGCTTATGGATCTCAGAGCAGAGTAATGCTCCCTCTAAACATGGAAACAGAAGATGGAACAATCTACGTCAACTCAAAGCAATACCATGGTATCATAAGGCGACGCCAGTCCCGTGCAAAAGCtgcttctgttcttcatcaCAACAAACTGAGTAGCAGAGGTCGTAAG CCTTATATGCATCATTCACGTCACCTCCATGCATTGCGCCGTCCTAGAGGATCCGGTGGGAGATTCTTGAACACCAAAAGTCAGAAAGCTGATGACACTAAGCAGACTCAGTCTCAGCCTCAGAAAAGTAACTCTCAGAACTCTGAAGTTATTCATCTTGAAGGTCAGATCATGAACTTATCACACGGACTCAATGTCTCAGTATCAGAAGTTACAAGCATGAACTACTTTCTGAGTTCTTCGGTCCATCTTCTTGGTGGCATGGTA TTGCCCAGCAAGTGGTTTGCAGCAGCAGCAATGGATAACGGCTGCTTGGATTTCAATACCTGA
- the LOC106402296 gene encoding syntaxin-43: MATRNRTLLFRKYRNSLRSVRAPMTESKSGVGPVIEMASTSLLHPKRSYTPVSTEDPANSSKGAVTVGLPPDWVDVSEEISVNIQRARTKMAELGKAHAKALMPSFGDGKEDQHQIESLTQEVTLLLRKSEKQLQRLSKGGPSEDSSVRKNVQRSLATDLQQLSMELRKKQSTYLKRLRLQKEDGGDLEMNLNGSSSRAEDDDFDDILFSEHQMSKIKKSEEISVEREKEIQQVVESVNELAQIMKDLSALVIDQGTIVDRIDYNIQNVASTVEDGLKQLQKAERTQRSGGMVKCASVLVILCFIMLVLLILKEIIF, from the exons ATGGCGACTCGGAACCGCACGCTCTTGTTCAGGAAATACAGAAACTCTCTGAGGAGCGTCCGTGCTCCGATGACGGAATCGAAATCCGGCGTAGGTCCGGTGATCGAGATGGCGAGCACGTCTCTATTGCATCCCAAACGCTCCTACACTCCAGTCAGTACCGAAGATCCAGCGAACTCAAG TAAAGGAGCAGTGACGGTGGGGTTACCACCGGATTGGGTTGATGTCTCTGAGGAGATTTCGGTGAACATTCAGCGTGCGAGGACCAAAATGGCTGAGCTTGGGAAGGCTCACGCGAAGGCCTTGATGCCTTCGTTTGGGGATGGTAAAGAGGATCAGCATCAGATCGAGTCTTTGACGCAAGAGGTTACTTTGTTATTGAGGAAATCGGAGAAGCAGCTTCAGAGGCTTTCTAAAGGCGGACCTTCTGAGGATTCAAGTGTTAGGAAGAACGTGCAG cgGTCTCTTGCTACTGATCTCCAACAACTTTCGATGGAGCTTCGCAAGAAACAGTCTACTTATTTGAAACGCTTGAGGCTACAAAAAGAG GATGGAGGGGATTTAGAGATGAATCTAAACGGAAGCAGTTCTAGAGCAGAAGATGATGACTTCGATGATATA TTATTTAGTGAGCATCAGATGAGCAAGATCAAGAAGAGCGAGGAGATATCTGTAGAGAGGGAGAAAGAGATTCAGCAG GTTGTTGAATCAGTAAATGAGCTGGCTCAGATAATGAAGGATCTCTCTGCGCTTGTGATAGACCAG GGTACGATAGTTGATCGGATTGACTATAACATCCAGAACGTTGCTAGTACAGTTGAAGATGGTCTCAAACAGCTGCAAAAG GCAGAACGTACACAGAGAAGTGGAGGTATGGTTAAGTGTGCGTCTGTTCTTGTCATACTCTGTTTCATCATGTTAGTTCTCTTAATCCTCAAGGAGATTATCTTCTGA
- the LOC125587964 gene encoding uncharacterized protein LOC125587964 translates to MGKRNNLKRSVRSKDKGSDESDEDYVISDEDESEGDDLNEYAYGEDSFDGCAVEEDEVEVEVEEEEVVLRCVEWPKVKTGPRGNRKITGCRSRKVEQVVVVSDKEEDEDLDDAEEGDEREGVKEIGLGKRRRVFYEVEDEDGDYPEEEDVSCGKEEMALEEQENASEKEDDGDYDEDEDGDEEFTGDEEDVSLDEEEEEEALKVCKRNKRKQRSRGGRKRRNVASGRKRRGKNTEEGVDDDDGDFVDDCLPARKRARSLRPRRRCTLQSDSDIASSGESDYEYTISEEEREQVREASSLLRTRVKHVSSTRKATVHKDLPKPRKSPVKKSEKKVEIVMKNVCGICLSEEDMRRLKGALDCCSHYFCFTCIMEWSKVESRCPLCKQRFRTISKPARSTHGVDLREVVIRVPERDQVYQPTEEELRSYLDPYENIICSECHQGEDDGLMLLCDLCDSSAHTYCVGLGREVPEGNWYCEGCRPGSASSQTTSEPQRVSGFYSRPSPLVVSGQYQDPSSLVSPRTPFSSGDYLFSSRNGDVQGSSPSGLGGATTLSRRRTLHRHIQNIINGDRLVNMGSRSGGTSMIANSSDGFLATQIGHGREIEPPQPTGMSLYTISEERLHSNNPLISTHGPELLSPKLDHFGSEGVRHFSSNTFRGDAPIDLGLRHGLAQGDPVFGNQQHLRSYMPNTMFLTGGERLQQRVKAHLQNLSRQINLGQATFEEISTCSIHTILAACGLEHKSSEVHFVPPSVTCPHDDMRPGSSSGNNNSSSSSLMNGCCSSCFDSFVEDVVKMILDTRQPHWLRLGLH, encoded by the exons ATGGGGAAGAGAAACAATTTAAAGAGAAGCGTTAGATCTAAGGATAAGGGCTCAGATGAATCAGATGAGGATTATGTGATATCAGACGAGGATGAATCTGAAGGTGATGATCTGAATGAGTATGCCTACGGTGAAGATTCTTTTGATGGTTGTGCTGTGGAGGAGGATGaggtggaggtggaggtggaggaggaggaggttgtGCTGAGGTGCGTTGAGTGGCCGAAAGTGAAGACCGGTCCACGTGGCAATCGGAAGATCACGGGATGCAGGTCGAGAAAGGTGGAGCaggttgttgttgtttctgataaggaagaagatgaggatCTTGATGATGCTGAGGAGGGAGATGAGAGGGAGGGTGTGAAAGAGATTGGTTTAGGTAAGAGGAGGAGAGTTTTCTATGAGGTggaagatgaagatggagaCTATCCAGAAGAGGAAGATGTGAGCTGTGGAAAGGAAGAGATGGCGTTGGAGGAGCAGGAGAATGCGtcagaaaaagaagatgatggagattatgatgaggatgaggatggtGACGAAGAGTTTactggagatgaagaagatgtcTCACTAgacgaggaagaggaggaggaagcacTCAAGGTTTGTAAGAGAAACAAGCGGAAGCAGAGATCTAGAGGAGGGCGTAAAAGAAGAAATGTTGCAAGTGGAAGGAAGAGACGAGGGAAGAACACTGAGGAAggagttgatgatgatgatggtgatttTGTAGATGACTGCCTACCTGCAAGAAAGAGGGCGAGATCATTAAGGCCAAGGCGTCGGTGTACTTTACAATCAGATTCAGACATTGCCTCCTCTGGAGAGTCTGATTACGAGTACACAATCTCAGAGGAGGAAAGAGAGCAGGTAAGAGAAGCCAGTAGTCTGTTGAGAACTAGAGTGAAGCATGTGTCATCTACACGAAAAGCTACGGTCCATAAAGATCTGCCTAAGCCTCGTAAGTCACCTGTGAAGAAAAGTGAAAAGAAGGTAGAGATAGTGATGAAAAACGTGTGTGGGATTTGTCTCTCTGAGGAAGACATGAGGAGATTAAAGGGAGCACTTGACTGTTGTAGTCATTACTTTTGCTTCACTTGCATAATGGAGTGGTCAAAAGTGGAATCTCGATGCCCTCTATGCAAGCAGCGGTTCAGAACAATTAGTAAACCCGCGAGATCTACACATGGTGTTGATTTGAGAGAAGTCGTGATACGTGTACCCGAGCGTGATCAGGTCTATCAACCCACTGAGGAAGAGCTGAGGAGTTATCTCGATCCATACGAAAATATAATATGCTCGGAGTGTCACCAAGGTGAAGACGATGGGCTTATGCTGCTTTGTGATCTTTGTGATTCATCTGCACATACGTACTGTGTTGGACTCGGGAGGGAAGTACCTGAAGGAAACTGGTACTGTGAAGGTTGTAGACCTGGATCAGCTAGCTCCCAAACCACGTCCGAGCCACAAAGGGTGAGTGGCTTTTACAGTAGACCATCACCTCTTGTTGTTTCAGGGCAATATCAAGATCCGTCCTCGCTAGTCTCCCCGCGTACACCGTTTTCCAGTGGAGATTACCTTTTCTCTTCGAGGAATGGTGATGTTCAAGGCTCTTCTCCATCCGGGTTAGGGGGAGCAACCACGTTGTCGAGAAGAAGGACGCTTCATAGACacatacaaaatattatcaacGGTGATAGGCTTGTAAATATGGGGAGTAGAAGTGGTGGAACATCGATGATTGCTAACTCGAGTGATGGTTTCTTGGCTACACAAATTGGTCATGGCAGAGAAATAGAACCGCCTCAACCTACAGGGATGTCTTTGTATACAATCTCTGAGGAAAGACTCCACAGTAACAATCCATTGATTTCTACCCATGGACCTGAGCTTTTATCTCCCAAGTTAGATCATTTTGGAAGCGAAGGAGTCAGACATTTCTCTAGTAATACATTTCGTGGCGATGCACCCATCGATTTAGGATTGCGTCATGGACTCGCTCAGGGTGATCCCGTGTTTGGTAATCAGCAACATCTACGCAGCTACATGCCAAACACAATGTTTTTGACGGGAGGCGAACGACTGCAACAAAGAGTTAAAGCTCATCTCCAGAACTTGTCTCGTCAAATCAACTTAG GACAAGCCACGTTTGAGGAGATTTCCACGTGCTCAATACACACGATACTGGCAGCTTGTGGACTGGAACACAAGAGCAGTGAAGTCCACTTTGTCCCGCCGTCAGTGACGTGTCCTCACGATGATATGAGACCTGGGAGCAGCAGTGGTAACAacaacagcagcagcagcagcctgATGAATGGGTGTTGCTCTTCTTGTTTTGATTCGTTTGTAGAAGATGTAGTTAAGATGATTCTGGACACAAGACAACCCCATTGGTTGAGGTTAGGGCTCCACTAA
- the LOC106399104 gene encoding pectinesterase-like produces the protein MAQNSTLFTAISLLVFSIFSHCQALTLEALCESTPHPPVCKSVLPVGSPGSVSGFASIVILKSLEASKHLLASFDQHHPTSGPLDDCQSLAGLTVDQLTRVNVIKETVLGTSEVNDLLTLLSAAITNYETCLGSFHDATGESPENFVKDHHDILTRVSDGIKLISVSLALSKEAWPIASDASVTKPPPRILTEDEKKSSSPEVSYVKVTKRERMIYESFKVLGRKLLQSSPGGNGGLKVAKTVVVNPNGINGDAYKTINDAIAAAPTKAESENGYFVIYVVAGVYEEYVTVPSNKSYVMIVGDGIDKTIITGNRNVVDGSTTFASATLAVIGRGFMAANITVRNTAGPTKHQAVAVRNSADMSAFYKCSFEGYQDTLYVHSLRQFYRECDIYGTVDFIFGNAATVLQNCNIIPRLPLQGQFNAITAQGRSDPNQNTGISIQNCRITPSAELVSSNFSVKTYLGRPWKEYSRTVYLQNFMDGFIDAKGWNEWMGDFALQTLYYAEFNNTGPGSGTANRVNWPGYHVINETEAVWFTVSNFIVGDYWLPSMGVPYAGGLM, from the exons ATGGCTCAAAATAGTACTCTGTTCACGGCCATCTCTTTGCTTGTTTTCTCTATCTTTTCTCATTGTCAAGCCCTAACTTTGGAAGCTCTTTGTGAATCCACTCCTCACCCGCCCGTCTGTAAATCCGTTCTACCAGTCGGGTCACCCGGTTCAGTTTCAGGATTTGCCAGTATTGTCATCCTAAAGTCTCTAGAAGCTTCTAAACACCTTCTGGCCTCCTTCGACCAGCATCATCCCACATCAGGACCCCTTGATGATTGCCAATCACTAGCCGGTCTGACCGTTGACCAGCTCACACGTGTGAACGTCATCAAGGAGACCGTTCTTGGAACCTCCGAGGTCAACGATCTCCTCACGTTGCTTAGCGCCGCTATTACCAACTACGAGACGTGCCTAGGCTCGTTTCATGATGCTACCGGAGAGTCGCCCGAGAATTTTGTTAAGGACCACCATGATATCCTCACACGTGTTTCGGACGGAATAAAGCTGATTAGCGTTTCTCTTGCCTTGTCCAAGGAGGCTTGGCCGATAGCATCTGATGCTTCAGTGACAAAGCCACCACCGAGGATTCTTACGGAGGATGAGAAAAAGTCTTCGTCGCCAGAAGTTTCGTATGTGAAGGTGACGAAACGTGAGAGAATGATCTATGAGAGCTTTAAAGTTTTGGGACGAAAGCTTCTTCAG TCTTCTCCTGGAGGCAATGGTGGTCTAAAGGTGGCCAAGACAGTGGTCGTTAACCCTAACGGAATCAATGGTGATGCCTATAAAACCATTAATGACGCTATAGCTGCTGCGCCAACGAAGGCAGAATCCGAAAACGGATACTTTGTGATTTACGTCGTGGCTGGAGTTTACGAAGAGTACGTCACGGTCCCTAGCAATAAATCGTACGTGATGATCGTTGGTGACGGCATTGACAAAACAATCATCACCGGAAATAGAAACGTCGTTGATGGTTCCACCACTTTTGCTTCTGCTACACTGG CTGTTATCGGAAGAGGCTTCATGGCGGCGAACATAACCGTGAGAAACACAGCCGGCCCTACTAAACACCAAGCTGTTGCTGTCCGAAACAGTGCTGACATGTCAGCATTTTACAAATGTAGCTTCGAGGGCTACCAAGACACGCTCTATGTCCACTCACTTAGACAATTTTATAGAGAATGCGACATCTACGGAACGGTAGATTTCATATTTGGAAACGCAGCAACGGTTCTTCAGAACTGCAACATCATTCCTAGACTACCACTTCAAGGACAGTTCAACGCCATAACGGCTCAAGGCAGGAGCGATCCAAACCAGAACACCGGGATTTCGATACAGAATTGTAGAATAACACCGAGTGCTGAATTGGTTTCAAGTAATTTCTCGGTTAAGACGTATTTAGGCCGGCCGTGGAAGGAGTACTCGAGGACGGTTTACTTGCAAAATTTCATGGATGGGTTTATTGATGCTAAGGGATGGAATGAATGGATGGGTGATTTCGCTTTACAGACTTTGTATTATGCGGAGTTCAATAATACCGGACCAGGTTCAGGAACAGCTAACCGGGTTAATTGGCCCGGTTATCATGTGATCAATGAAACTGAAGCTGTTTGGTTCACTGTTTCAAACTTTATAGTCGGAGACTACTGGTTGCCGAGCATGGGAGTTCCGTACGCCGGTGGTTTGATGTAA
- the LOC125587965 gene encoding putative pectinesterase/pectinesterase inhibitor 22 — protein MGMTALLFVTMLMFVHAFSSQTQLFKPYKEENVQSLVAKACQFIDAHDSCVSNIRTHIQESGHGLTPHSVLTAAVKEAHDKAKLAMQGIPTVTTLSFRSREQIAIEDCKELVGFSVSELAWSMLEMNKLHGGGGIDGDSHDAASAGGNLKTWLSAAMSNQDTCLEGFEGTERKYEEMIKGSLRQVTQLVSNVLDMYTQLNALPFKPSRNESSVLSPEWLSETDESLMTRVSPSAMHPDAVVSVDGKGKYRTINEAINEAPNHSTKRYVIYVKKGLYRENIAMKKKKTNIMLVGDGIGQTIITGDRNFLQGLTTFRTATVAVSGRGFIARDITFRNTAGPHNRQAVALRVDSDQSAFFRCSMEGYQDTLYAHSLRQFYRECEIYGTIDFIFGNGAAVLQNCKIYTRVPLQLQKVTITAQGRKSPNQNTGFVIMNSYVLATQPTYLGRPWKLYSRTVYMNTYMSQLVQPRGWLEWFGNFALDTLWYGEYNNIGPGWRASGRVKWPGYHIMDKRTAMSFTVGSFIDGRRWLPATGVTFTAGLAN, from the exons ATGGGCATGACCGCTCTTCTCTTTGTTACAATGCTTATGTTCGTCCACGCTTTTTCATCCCAAACACAACTTTTCAAGCCATACAAAGAAGAAAACGTTCAGTCTCTAGTCGCGAAAGCGTGCCAGTTCATCGATGCTCACGACTCATGCGTCTCTAACATCCGGACGCACATCCAAGAATCGGGTCACGGGTTAACCCCTCACTCGGTTCTAACCGCTGCGGTAAAGGAAGCACACGACAAAGCCAAGCTTGCGATGCAAGGAATCCCAACGGTCACGACGTTATCCTTCCGTTCACGTGAACAAATCGCTATCGAGGATTGCAAAGAGCTTGTAGGCTTCTCGGTGTCTGAGCTAGCATGGTCGATGCTCGAGATGAACAAACTCCACGGAGGAGGAGGAATCGACGGTGACTCTCACGACGCTGCTTCAGCAGGAGGCAACCTCAAGACATGGCTAAGTGCGGCCATGAGTAACCAAGACACGTGTCTCGAAGGATTTGAAGGAACGGAGAGAAAGTACGAGGAGATGATCAAAGGTAGCTTGAGACAAGTCACTCAGCTCGTGAGCAATGTCCTAGACATGTACACGCAGCTCAATGCCTTGCCTTTCAAGCCATCTAGGAACGAGAGCTCGGTATTGAGCCCTGAGTGGCTCTCGGAGACCGACGAGAGCCTCATGACGCGGGTCAGCCCTAGCGCGATGCATCCAGACGCGGTCGTGTCGGTGGATGGGAAAGGGAAGTATCGGACGATTAATGAAGCCATCAACGAGGCTCCGAATCATAGCACGAAGAGATATGTTATATACGTGAAGAAAGGTTTGTATAGAGAGAATATTgctatgaagaagaagaagacaaacatTATGCTTGTCGGTGACGGTATTGGACAGACGATTATTACCGGTGACAGAAATTTCTTGCAGGGTCTTACAACTTTCCGAACTGCAACTGTTG CTGTTTCTGGAAGAGGATTCATAGCAAGGGACATAACTTTCAGAAACACGGCCGGGCCACATAACCGTCAAGCTGTTGCATTAAGGGTCGATTCCGACCAATCCGCCTTCTTCCGATGTAGCATGGAAGGTTACCAAGACACTCTCTACGCCCATTCCCTCCGTCAATTCTACagagaatgtgaaatttatggtACAATCGATTTCATATTTGGAAACGGCGCCGCGGTACTACAGAACTGTAAAATATATACCAGGGTTCCATTACAGCTCCAGAAGGTAACTATAACCGCACAAGGGAGAAAAAGCCCTAACCAGAACACAGGGTTTGTGATCATGAACAGTTACGTGTTAGCCACACAGCCTACTTATCTTGGCCGGCCGTGGAAACTTTACTCAAGAACGGTTTACATGAACACTTATATGAGCCAGCTGGTCCAGCCCAGAGGCTGGCTTGAGTGGTTTGGTAACTTTGCTTTGGATACTTTGTGGTATGGCGAATATAATAATATTGGGCCGGGTTGGCGGGCATCTGGTCGGGTTAAATGGCCCGGTTATCATATTATGGACAAACGGACTGCGATGTCCTTCACCGTTGGATCGTTCATTGACGGTCGGAGGTGGCTTCCGGCAACAGGTGTCACGTTCACGGCTGGCCTagctaattaa
- the LOC106402295 gene encoding importin subunit alpha-7, producing the protein MKGGGTTSWTTTSVRRSGYKAVVDGVGGRRRREEDMVEIRKAKREESLLKKRREALPLPHSPPPSAAVSLDQNLISRIWSDKKELLIEATTQIRTLLCGEMFNVHVEEVIQAGLVPRFVEFLTWDDFPQLQFEAAWALTNIASGTSENTEVVIDHGAVAILVRLLSSPYDGVREQVVWALGNISGDSPRCRDIVLGHGALPSLLLQLNNGDKLSMLVNAAWTLSNLCRGKPQPPYDQVSAALPALAQLIRLDDKELLAYTCWALVYISDGSNEKIQAVIEANVCGRLIGLSVHRSPSVATPALRTIGIVVTGNDSQTQYIIDLQALPCLLNLLRGPYNKTIRKEACWVVSNITAGCQSQIQAVFDADICPALVNLLRNSEFDVKYEAAWAICNAIAGGSYKQILFLVKQDCIKPLCDILTSSDTQLVMLCLESLEKILKVGEACYTRHAEGVYQCTQTNVNPHAQIIEDAEGLEKIESLQSHENSDIYEMAVKILETYWLEEEEGEEEDKGRQDMVYFPVENFANMPTPSCTLGEMHCGP; encoded by the exons ATGAAAGGAGGAGGAACAACGAGCTGGACGACGACGTCAGTGCGGAGGAGCGGGTACAAGGCGGTTGTCGACGGAGTCGGGGGACGGCGACGAAGAGAGGAAGACATGGTTGAGATCCGCAAAGCCAAGCGAGAGGAGAGCTTGCTCAAGAAGCGTCGCGAggctcttcctcttcctcattCTCCTCCTCCCTCCGCCGCCGTTTCTCTCGATCAGAAT TTGATAAGCCGTATCTGGTCTGACAAGAAGGAGCTGTTGATCGAGGCTACTACTCAGATCAGAACGTTACTTTGTGGTG aaaTGTTTAATGTACATGTTGAAGAAGTTATACAAGCTGGTTTGGTTCCACGCTTTGTGGAGTTCCTTACGTGGGATGACTTTCCCCAGCTTCAG TTTGAAGCGGCTTGGGCTTTAACAAATATTGCATCTGGAACGTCTGAGAACACTGAagtggtgattgatcatggagcTGTTGCAATACTAGTGAGACTTCTAAGCTCACCATACGATGGGGTCCGTGAACAG GTTGTGTGGGCATTAGGAAATATTTCTGGAGACTCTCCTAGATGCCGTGATATAGTCCTTGGACATGGCGCTCTACCTTCTTTGTTGCTACAGTTAAACAATGGAGACAAACTTTCTATGCTTGTAAACGCCGCTTGGACTTTGTCTAATCTTTGCAGAGGGAAGCCACAGCCTCCCTATGACCAG GTGAGTGCTGCATTACCAGCTCTTGCACAACTCATTCGGTTAGATGACAAGGAACTCTTGGCTTATACGTGCTGGGCGCTGGTGTATATCTCTGATGGTTCAAATGAAAAAATACAGGCCGTTATTGAAGCCAATGTTTGTGGGCGACTTATTGGTCTTTCGGT CCACCGTTCACCTTCAGTTGCCACTCCTGCTCTTCGCACCATTGGCATTGTTGTAACTGGAAATGATAGTCAAACTCAG TATATAATTGATCTACAAGCGCTCCCATGCTTGCTAAATCTTCTAAGAGGACCCTATAACAAGACCATCAGGAAGGAAGCTTGTTGGGTAGTCTCTAATATCACAGCTGGCTGTCAATCACAGATTCAG GCTGTATTTGATGCTGATATATGTCCTGCACTTGTTAATCTGCTCCGGAACTCTGAGTTTGATGTCAAGTATGAAGCTGCTTGGGCTATCTGCAACGCTATAGCTGGTGGCTCTTACAAGCAAATCCT GTTTCTTGTAAAGCAAGACTGCATAAAACCTTTGTGCGATATTCTTACATCCTCGGATACCCAACTCGTCATGCTTTGTTTAGAATCACTTGAGAAGATACTGAAGGTGGGAGAAGCATGCTACACGAGACACGCTGAAGGTGTTTACCAATGCACTCAAACAAATGTAAACCCACATGCTCAAATTATAGAAGACGCCGAGGGACTGGAGAAAATAGAAAGCCTGCAATCTCATGAGAACAGTGACATCTATGAAATGGCGGTGAAGATTCTAGAAACATACTggttagaagaagaagaaggagaagaggaagataAAGGAAGACAAGACATGGTGTATTTCCCAGTTGAAAACTTTGCAAACATGCCAACACCCTCATGTACTCTCGGTGAGATGCACTGTGGACCTTAA